From the genome of Atribacterota bacterium:
AAATCTGGTAAAAAAAGTACTTATTAAGAATGAAGTTGTAATAGAAATAATTATTATCTTAATAAGGTTTGCTGATTTTAAATAGTACAGAGTGAAGAATAGATATAAAACTGTTGCTATGGTAAAGTGAATTCTATCAATTAAGATAAAAATATAAATAACCATGAAGACGATTAAAGTCATTACTCTACGAACCTGAATATTCTGAAAGAGATGAGTAAACTTAAATTTTCTAAGACCAGATTTGATTTGCTCATAGCCTTTTCTGCGCCAGGATGATGAAGTCAGTATGCTTCCTAAAAAAATAAAAATTATTCCCAGAATAAAAGGAAAAAATCCGGGAGCATCTAAAAAGGTCTTATAAACTTTCAT
Proteins encoded in this window:
- a CDS encoding tripartite tricarboxylate transporter TctB family protein, translating into MGKMDKMAAADLMMGLFLIVFGGVAIRASLNMKVYKTFLDAPGFFPFILGIIFIFLGSILTSSSWRRKGYEQIKSGLRKFKFTHLFQNIQVRRVMTLIVFMVIYIFILIDRIHFTIATVLYLFFTLYYLKSANLIKIIIISITTSFLISTFFTRFFRIPLP